A single window of Candidatus Dadabacteria bacterium DNA harbors:
- a CDS encoding alpha/beta hydrolase has translation MFGDNFKKRRIRTHEVEINTVYGGEGKPLLLLHGYPQTHVMWHAVARKLASNFLVVCPDLRGYGDSSKPAGEKDHSNYSKRAMAADMVSVMETLGFSEFYAAGHDRGGRVLHRMCLDHPEKVLKACVMDIAPTHYMFKTADKHFSTGYYHWFFLIQPDGLPEKMIGADPEYYLLEKLRRWSAPGAKFHPEAVKEYVRCFSDPRAIHASCEDYRAAASIDIVHDEEDMDAKITCPLLALWGGKGFIHRTYDVLDVWRKKALSVSGKPLDCGHFVPEEKPREISAELKSFFG, from the coding sequence ATGTTCGGTGATAATTTCAAAAAACGTAGAATACGCACTCATGAAGTCGAGATAAACACCGTTTATGGAGGAGAAGGAAAACCCCTTCTTCTCCTCCATGGCTACCCGCAGACGCACGTTATGTGGCATGCAGTAGCACGTAAGCTCGCCTCGAACTTTCTGGTCGTGTGCCCCGATCTCCGAGGATATGGAGACAGCTCTAAACCTGCCGGGGAAAAAGATCACTCAAACTATTCAAAAAGAGCCATGGCAGCGGATATGGTCTCGGTGATGGAAACTCTAGGTTTTAGTGAATTCTACGCCGCGGGACACGACAGGGGAGGCAGGGTGCTTCACCGCATGTGTCTTGATCACCCTGAAAAAGTCCTAAAGGCCTGCGTCATGGATATAGCCCCTACCCACTATATGTTCAAGACCGCGGACAAGCACTTCTCCACGGGTTACTATCACTGGTTTTTCCTTATCCAGCCCGACGGACTTCCGGAGAAAATGATAGGGGCTGATCCGGAGTACTACCTTCTTGAAAAACTCAGACGCTGGAGCGCCCCCGGTGCGAAATTTCATCCCGAGGCAGTAAAAGAGTACGTGCGCTGTTTCAGTGACCCGCGGGCAATCCACGCGAGTTGCGAAGACTACAGGGCCGCGGCTTCTATAGATATTGTTCACGACGAAGAAGATATGGATGCCAAGATAACGTGTCCGCTTCTTGCCCTTTGGGGTGGAAAGGGGTTCATTCACAGAACCTACGACGTGCTTGACGTATGGAGGAAAAAAGCGCTCAGCGTTTCGGGAAAACCGCTTGACTGCGGCCACTTTGTCCCGGAGGAAAAACCCCGGGAGATCTCTGCGGAACTGAAGTCATTTTTCGGATAA
- a CDS encoding endonuclease V, whose product MSSSNDLVKDLGVLYSAKPAPVGEAFRIQNELSRRVVKTPNPKPIHTIAGTDIAICVKEKKLVCGMILFSYPELEEIERVWTVSDEVFPYVPGLLGFREAPCVIRTFDKLREHCDMIMVDGHGLAHPRGFGLACHVGVLLDIPAIGVAKKCLYGTFSEPGPKKGERELIRGKNREVIGAALRTRDGVKPVFVSIGNRTDLYTTIVVALECSRGLRIPEPTRLADKYVGLLKKEVCG is encoded by the coding sequence ATGAGTTCTAGTAACGACTTGGTAAAAGATCTTGGGGTGCTGTATTCCGCTAAACCTGCTCCTGTAGGAGAAGCTTTTCGTATTCAAAACGAGCTTTCCCGAAGGGTTGTAAAAACCCCTAACCCGAAGCCTATTCACACCATTGCCGGCACCGATATTGCTATCTGCGTTAAGGAGAAGAAGCTTGTCTGCGGGATGATTCTTTTTTCCTACCCCGAGCTGGAGGAGATCGAGAGGGTATGGACTGTCTCGGATGAAGTATTCCCCTATGTTCCCGGACTTCTGGGTTTCAGGGAGGCGCCTTGCGTCATAAGGACTTTCGACAAGCTTCGTGAGCACTGTGACATGATTATGGTAGACGGACACGGACTTGCTCATCCAAGAGGCTTCGGACTTGCCTGTCATGTCGGAGTTCTGCTCGATATTCCGGCGATAGGTGTCGCAAAGAAATGTCTTTACGGGACTTTCAGCGAACCGGGTCCTAAGAAGGGTGAAAGAGAGTTAATAAGAGGCAAGAACCGTGAGGTCATTGGCGCAGCTTTGAGAACCAGAGACGGCGTTAAACCGGTTTTCGTGTCTATTGGGAACAGAACCGACCTCTATACCACTATTGTGGTTGCCCTTGAGTGCTCGCGCGGTCTTAGGATTCCCGAACCTACAAGGCTTGCCGACAAGTATGTAGGGTTGCTTAAAAAAGAGGTGTGCGGATAA
- the carA gene encoding glutamine-hydrolyzing carbamoyl-phosphate synthase small subunit: MKKAYLALEGGKVFEGTSFGAQGEAGGEVVFNTSLTGYQEILTDPSYNGQIIVMTYPEIGNYGINPEDFESEKPHLSGFVVKEYWDHPSNWRSKESLDSFLSRHGIPGIQGIDTRELTRIIRIGGAIKGIISTVETSPEALAEKVDSSPGIVGRDLVTEVSCAQPYAWDEGTGKWRHNRDKSSEPSRKFKVAVYDFGIKRNILRELHDLGCETTVFPSKTDSKDILAIDPDGIFLSNGPGDPAAVKYASKNVKKLIGKKPIFGICLGHQILGLALGGKTFKLKFGHRGGNQPVKNLVTGKVEITSQNHGFAVDPDSLKSNVAVSHINLNDQTVEGLKHKDYPLSCVQYHPEASPGPHDSSYLFRNFIEMMEDFSA, encoded by the coding sequence ATGAAAAAAGCTTACCTAGCGCTTGAAGGCGGAAAAGTATTTGAAGGCACAAGCTTCGGAGCCCAGGGAGAGGCGGGCGGCGAAGTTGTTTTCAATACATCCTTAACGGGTTACCAAGAAATACTCACGGATCCTTCCTATAACGGTCAGATAATCGTAATGACCTACCCCGAAATAGGCAACTACGGAATCAACCCCGAGGATTTCGAATCAGAAAAACCTCACTTAAGCGGTTTCGTCGTAAAGGAATACTGGGATCACCCGAGCAACTGGAGATCAAAAGAGAGTCTCGACAGTTTTCTTTCAAGACATGGAATACCCGGCATACAGGGAATCGATACCAGAGAACTTACGAGGATCATACGAATCGGTGGAGCGATAAAGGGAATTATATCAACCGTAGAGACAAGCCCTGAGGCTCTTGCCGAGAAAGTCGACTCCTCGCCGGGAATAGTTGGACGCGACCTAGTAACGGAAGTAAGCTGCGCGCAGCCTTACGCATGGGACGAGGGAACGGGAAAGTGGCGCCACAACAGGGACAAAAGCTCTGAACCCTCCAGAAAATTCAAAGTCGCCGTCTACGACTTCGGAATAAAGAGAAATATACTCAGGGAGCTTCACGATCTTGGATGTGAAACAACGGTTTTTCCGTCGAAAACGGACTCCAAGGACATACTGGCTATCGACCCCGACGGGATTTTTCTCTCAAACGGACCCGGGGACCCGGCCGCGGTTAAATACGCCTCGAAGAATGTAAAAAAACTTATCGGGAAAAAACCCATTTTCGGGATCTGCCTAGGGCACCAAATCTTGGGTCTTGCTCTTGGAGGAAAAACCTTCAAGCTAAAATTCGGACATCGCGGAGGAAACCAGCCGGTCAAGAATCTTGTGACCGGAAAAGTGGAGATAACTTCGCAGAATCACGGCTTTGCCGTGGATCCCGATTCGCTTAAAAGCAATGTTGCTGTCTCACACATAAATCTGAATGATCAGACCGTCGAGGGACTGAAACACAAAGACTATCCACTCTCATGCGTCCAGTATCACCCCGAAGCCTCGCCCGGGCCGCACGACTCTTCCTATCTTTTCAGAAACTTCATCGAGATGATGGAAGATTTTTCAGCGTAA
- a CDS encoding M3 family oligoendopeptidase, with translation MNWDLTSYFPEFQGVEYKEFKENLSGGIKSLDEKASASEPLCGENLAFWKDVFLETERLISRYSHIRSYVGCLSASDSNREDYLREEAAISLLGSDLEKLEVQLQRALRDVNEGLLSEFVSFPDIESASYYVRRVWRNSRFIMSAPKEILASELGVNGISAWGRIYDTVSSKMTFEMAYPGGTKKRLPMSQRRSLMESPDREIRKAAFSGGNEAWGNFEDVAAGAINAISGTRHTLYRHREIDHFLDVALFDAAISRQTLDSMMEAIRETVELPRNILRLKAETLGLDGISWYDLGAPMNLGKTGGVDWSGAKSMVSDSFSAAYGRLGGVFDHICRSEWIDWEVREGKRPGGFCTGSLLTGESRIFMTYNGGVGDILTLAHEAGHAFHSHVMRELRPYAQFYPMTLAETASTFGEMLLAEGLLRDPSTSVEDKVLVRDAEVNHGAIYLLDIPVRYEFERKLYERRSAGELTVSELKELMTGTQKEIFGDVLLECDPFFWASKLHFYITGVSFYNFPYTFGYLLSRALFEKFRQHGEEFIPVYEEFLSLTGSDDAEGAVKRSIGDDITSKDFWKEAILTLSRPLEELRELLPSVAT, from the coding sequence ATGAACTGGGACCTTACTTCTTATTTCCCTGAATTTCAGGGAGTTGAATATAAAGAGTTCAAAGAGAATCTCTCCGGAGGCATAAAGAGTCTCGACGAGAAGGCCTCGGCTTCTGAACCTCTTTGCGGAGAGAACCTTGCGTTCTGGAAAGATGTTTTCCTGGAAACAGAGAGGCTAATAAGCCGATATTCCCATATACGTTCCTACGTGGGATGTCTTAGCGCTTCGGATTCCAACAGGGAGGATTATCTGCGCGAGGAAGCGGCGATTTCCCTTCTCGGTTCGGATCTCGAGAAGCTTGAGGTTCAGCTGCAAAGAGCTCTTCGCGATGTCAACGAAGGTCTGCTTTCCGAGTTTGTCTCTTTCCCGGATATCGAGTCGGCTTCCTATTACGTTAGGCGCGTTTGGCGAAATTCCCGGTTCATAATGTCCGCTCCGAAGGAAATTCTGGCCTCGGAGCTCGGAGTCAACGGGATAAGCGCCTGGGGGCGGATCTACGATACCGTATCCTCAAAGATGACGTTCGAGATGGCTTACCCCGGCGGGACGAAGAAAAGGCTTCCCATGTCCCAGAGAAGATCGCTTATGGAAAGTCCCGACAGGGAGATAAGAAAAGCCGCTTTTTCCGGGGGCAACGAGGCCTGGGGGAATTTTGAAGACGTGGCCGCCGGTGCCATAAACGCCATATCGGGAACTAGGCACACGCTCTACAGGCACAGGGAAATCGATCATTTCCTCGACGTAGCGCTCTTTGACGCGGCGATATCGAGACAGACTCTGGATTCCATGATGGAGGCAATACGGGAGACGGTCGAACTTCCAAGGAACATCCTTAGACTCAAGGCCGAGACGCTGGGGCTCGACGGGATATCGTGGTACGACCTAGGGGCCCCAATGAATCTTGGCAAAACGGGCGGGGTTGACTGGAGCGGTGCGAAATCCATGGTTTCCGATTCCTTCTCGGCCGCCTACGGCCGCCTCGGCGGGGTTTTTGACCATATATGCCGCAGCGAGTGGATAGACTGGGAAGTAAGGGAAGGAAAAAGACCCGGGGGATTCTGCACGGGTTCTCTTCTCACCGGGGAGTCAAGGATATTCATGACTTATAACGGCGGGGTAGGCGACATACTCACCCTTGCTCACGAGGCGGGCCATGCCTTTCATTCTCACGTGATGAGGGAACTTCGTCCCTATGCACAGTTCTACCCCATGACGCTTGCCGAAACCGCTTCAACTTTCGGGGAAATGCTGCTTGCTGAGGGACTGCTGAGGGATCCCTCAACTAGCGTTGAGGACAAGGTGCTTGTGAGGGACGCGGAAGTAAACCACGGGGCCATATATCTTCTGGACATCCCCGTTCGGTATGAGTTCGAAAGAAAGCTCTACGAACGGCGTAGCGCGGGAGAACTGACCGTGAGCGAGCTTAAGGAGCTTATGACCGGGACCCAGAAAGAAATTTTCGGAGACGTGCTTTTGGAATGCGACCCGTTTTTCTGGGCTTCAAAGCTTCATTTTTACATAACGGGCGTCAGTTTCTATAATTTCCCCTACACTTTCGGTTACCTGCTGAGCAGGGCGCTCTTCGAGAAATTCAGGCAGCATGGGGAAGAGTTCATTCCGGTTTACGAAGAGTTTCTCTCTCTCACCGGTTCTGACGATGCGGAAGGGGCGGTGAAAAGATCAATCGGGGACGATATAACAAGCAAGGATTTCTGGAAAGAGGCGATTCTTACCCTGTCACGGCCGCTTGAGGAACTAAGAGAGCTCCTGCCCTCGGTTGCTACATGA